The DNA segment GTTTATCGACTCCGCGGCGGCTCCCTCTACTGCACGATGATGACCCCGGTCTGCTGCGGATGCACGGTGCAGTAGTAGGGGAAGCGTCCGGCTTTGCGAAACGCCACCATGTAGGTTTCATTTGTCTTCAAAGGTGGCGAGGGGGAAAAATCACCCGCCGGGTGGGTGGGCGTGCCACTGGTGATGTCATGAATGGTATTGTCCTTGTTGGTCCATTCCACGGTGGTGCCGGTGGCAACGGTCAACTCCGGCGGATCGAAGCGCGTTGCTTGAATCCACACTTCATTTGCGCCGCGCGTCGGTTCAAACGGATTTTGCTGGCCGCACTGCACCAGCAGCAAGGCGAGGGCGGCCAGCAGCAAGACTGCCGCCAACCGCTTAGGGGCACGCATGCGTTTCTTTCCTCTCTTCCCACGCCGCCTGCAGCCGGGCGAGCCCGGGCTGCAGGCGCGCCTCCAATTTTGTCCGAAGACGGAAACGATGATCGTTGGTAAACAGCAGGATGCAGCCGGCTTGCGCTGTGACCGCCCCGGCCGGCAGGTTTTGCGTGCGCCGTTGAATCCGGCGGCGATAAAACATGAAGACAAGTCTCTCGAGTTGATCGAATGGAGCGAGCGCCAGCACCGCCTCCATCAGGCGCTGCAGCCGCGCCGGTGGAGCGGATGCAGCGGCGGTCGCCAGCGGATGCGCCAGCCGCCGGCGACCGCCGGCCTGCGGCAGAAAGGTCCGACACCAGGCGTTGGCCGCCATGAAGCGGCGC comes from the candidate division KSB1 bacterium genome and includes:
- a CDS encoding cupredoxin domain-containing protein; amino-acid sequence: MRAPKRLAAVLLLAALALLLVQCGQQNPFEPTRGANEVWIQATRFDPPELTVATGTTVEWTNKDNTIHDITSGTPTHPAGDFSPSPPLKTNETYMVAFRKAGRFPYYCTVHPQQTGVIIVQ